One window of the Paraburkholderia sp. PGU19 genome contains the following:
- a CDS encoding DUF1828 domain-containing protein → MNCANLLGALGFSCHRFPTGTLAVSTPFCFADGDVIHFYLDDFDSTVKISDNSDTLFHLSTVGLDISDRKKWRFLRQLAEAHGLRLEDSGELTGRSQSTELPDLVRRYVGTLLKVVDYEREQRGMSDETEQYLAEVEFYLRAWHVDRNVVPHPQIVGMSGRLHTFDFEYGDQLVDAVRPNSNSTGSILRKAMDLADDENASRILVVMDDREDSERAQAETAILSRMVSVLGMQQLRRVAGIPSSEH, encoded by the coding sequence ATGAATTGCGCCAACCTTCTCGGAGCACTGGGGTTCTCTTGCCACCGGTTCCCTACTGGGACGCTGGCGGTCAGCACGCCTTTTTGTTTTGCAGACGGCGACGTCATCCACTTCTATCTCGACGACTTCGACTCGACCGTCAAGATTAGCGATAACTCGGACACCCTTTTCCATTTGTCGACTGTCGGGCTCGATATTTCGGACCGGAAGAAATGGCGTTTCCTCCGACAACTGGCCGAAGCGCATGGCTTGCGGCTTGAAGACTCTGGTGAACTCACTGGGCGGTCGCAGTCGACCGAATTGCCAGACTTGGTCAGGCGCTACGTAGGAACGCTGCTCAAAGTGGTCGACTACGAGCGCGAGCAACGAGGTATGTCCGACGAAACGGAGCAGTACCTCGCCGAGGTCGAGTTTTACTTGCGAGCGTGGCACGTTGACCGCAACGTTGTGCCACACCCTCAAATCGTCGGGATGTCAGGCCGTCTGCACACATTCGATTTCGAATATGGGGACCAGCTTGTTGATGCCGTCCGGCCAAACTCCAATAGCACCGGCTCCATACTTCGTAAAGCGATGGACCTCGCGGACGATGAAAACGCGAGTCGCATCCTAGTCGTCATGGACGACCGGGAGGACTCCGAGCGTGCACAAGCGGAGACCGCGATTCTGTCGCGCATGGTATCCGTTCTGGGCATGCAGCAGTTGCGGCGCGTAGCCGGCATCCCTTCGAGCGAGCACTAA
- a CDS encoding accessory factor UbiK family protein produces the protein MKQPNDVFNDFQVKVSELFKNSPAKDVERNVRAMLSQGFSKLDLVTREEFDTQTQVLVRTRARLEELERRVAELEQKLPVSQSS, from the coding sequence ATGAAACAACCAAACGACGTCTTCAATGACTTTCAGGTCAAGGTTTCCGAGTTGTTCAAAAACTCGCCGGCCAAAGATGTCGAACGCAATGTGCGCGCAATGCTGTCGCAAGGCTTTTCGAAGCTCGACCTGGTGACGCGCGAGGAATTCGACACGCAGACGCAGGTGCTCGTGCGCACCCGCGCGCGGCTCGAGGAGCTGGAGCGGCGCGTCGCCGAACTCGAGCAGAAGCTGCCCGTGAGCCAATCGTCCTGA
- a CDS encoding P-II family nitrogen regulator: MKLITAIIKPFKLDEAREALSAIGVSGITVTEVKGFGRQKGHTELYRGAEYVVDFLPKVKIEAAVSDDIVDQAIEALERAARTGKIGDGKIFVTPIEQVIRIRTGETGADAL, from the coding sequence ATGAAACTCATTACCGCAATCATCAAGCCTTTCAAGCTCGATGAGGCGCGCGAAGCCCTGTCGGCGATCGGCGTCTCGGGGATCACGGTGACGGAAGTCAAAGGATTTGGTCGTCAGAAGGGCCATACGGAGTTGTATCGGGGAGCCGAGTACGTCGTCGACTTTCTGCCGAAGGTGAAGATCGAGGCTGCGGTGTCGGACGACATCGTCGACCAGGCGATCGAAGCCCTCGAGCGCGCGGCGCGTACGGGCAAGATCGGCGACGGCAAGATTTTCGTCACGCCGATCGAACAGGTGATTCGGATTCGCACCGGCGAGACCGGCGCGGACGCACTGTAA
- a CDS encoding ammonium transporter, whose product MRKLLMSLLMAGSLLSVGIGAALADDASAPAAASAPDTTASAPAASDAAAAPAASAPAADASAAPAASAPADASAAAAASDAAPAAPTAPFSLDSSKISSGDTAWMLTSTALVLFMTIPGLALFYAGMVRKKNVLATVMQSFAITCIVTVIWTVVGYSLAFTPGGSFLGGFSRVMLHGMAYIKGDKATTLTVSHLAPTIPESVYFVYQMTFAIITPALITGAFADRMKFSAMLIFMTLWSIIVYSPIAHMVWEPTGWLATAGILDFAGGTVVHINAGIAGLVCCLVLGKRTGYGKDSMAPHNLVLTMIGGSMLWVGWFGFNAGSAVAADGRAGFAMLTTQVATAMAALGWMFAEWIAKGKPSVLGIVSGAVAGLVAITPASGFVGVGGALAIGLIAGVVCFWSATWLKHKMGYDDSLDAFGVHCIGGIVGALLTGVFAVKDIGGADGSVILQAKGVLTTLVYSGVISFILLKIIDMTIGLRVTEEEEREGLDVILHGEHVE is encoded by the coding sequence ATGCGTAAATTATTGATGTCCCTGCTGATGGCCGGCTCGCTGCTGTCGGTCGGCATCGGCGCTGCCCTCGCGGACGACGCGTCGGCTCCCGCCGCGGCTTCCGCCCCGGACACGACGGCGAGCGCGCCGGCTGCGTCGGATGCAGCGGCCGCGCCCGCTGCGAGCGCCCCTGCTGCCGACGCTTCGGCCGCACCTGCCGCCAGCGCGCCCGCTGACGCATCGGCAGCGGCTGCTGCTTCGGATGCCGCACCTGCTGCACCGACGGCGCCGTTCTCGCTCGATTCGTCGAAGATCAGCTCGGGCGACACCGCCTGGATGCTGACCTCGACGGCCCTCGTGCTGTTCATGACGATCCCCGGTCTCGCGCTCTTCTACGCCGGCATGGTCCGCAAGAAGAACGTGCTCGCCACGGTCATGCAGAGCTTCGCGATCACCTGCATCGTGACGGTGATCTGGACCGTGGTCGGCTACAGCCTCGCGTTCACGCCGGGCGGTTCGTTCCTCGGCGGCTTCTCGCGCGTGATGCTGCACGGCATGGCCTACATCAAGGGCGATAAGGCGACGACGCTGACGGTCAGCCACCTCGCGCCGACCATCCCGGAATCGGTCTACTTCGTCTATCAGATGACGTTCGCGATCATCACGCCGGCGCTGATTACGGGTGCGTTCGCAGACCGTATGAAGTTCTCCGCGATGCTGATTTTCATGACGCTGTGGTCAATCATCGTCTACTCGCCGATCGCGCACATGGTCTGGGAACCGACGGGCTGGCTGGCTACGGCAGGCATCCTCGACTTCGCAGGCGGCACGGTGGTGCACATCAACGCGGGTATCGCGGGTCTCGTCTGCTGTCTCGTGCTCGGCAAGCGTACGGGCTACGGCAAGGACTCGATGGCACCGCACAACCTCGTGCTGACGATGATCGGTGGCTCGATGCTGTGGGTGGGCTGGTTCGGCTTCAACGCGGGTTCGGCAGTGGCGGCTGACGGCCGTGCCGGTTTCGCGATGCTCACGACGCAAGTTGCAACGGCCATGGCCGCACTCGGCTGGATGTTTGCTGAATGGATCGCGAAGGGTAAGCCGTCGGTGCTCGGCATCGTGTCGGGCGCAGTGGCAGGTCTGGTTGCGATTACGCCGGCTTCGGGCTTCGTCGGCGTGGGCGGCGCGCTCGCCATCGGTCTGATCGCTGGCGTGGTGTGCTTCTGGTCGGCTACGTGGCTCAAGCACAAGATGGGTTACGACGATTCGCTCGACGCGTTCGGCGTGCACTGCATCGGCGGTATCGTCGGCGCATTGCTGACGGGTGTGTTCGCCGTCAAGGACATCGGCGGCGCGGACGGCAGCGTCATCCTGCAGGCGAAGGGCGTGCTGACGACGCTCGTGTACAGCGGCGTGATCAGCTTCATCCTGCTGAAGATCATCGACATGACGATCGGCCTGCGCGTGACGGAAGAGGAAGAGCGCGAAGGTCTGGACGTGATCCTGCACGGCGAACACGTCGAATAA
- the gshA gene encoding glutamate--cysteine ligase encodes MVPHLVTALNGPLLDLERKILDATPAIERWFRLEWQEHTPPFYCSVDLRNAGFKLAPVDTNLFPGAFNNLPQETLPLAVQAAMASIEKICPDAKNLLVIPERHTRNAFYLENVARLATIMRQAGLNVRFGTLDESIVGPVTIALSDGQKIVLEPLERSARRIGLKNFDPCSILLNNDLSSGIPPVLENLHEQYLLPPLHAGWAVRRKSTHFSCYDDVAKKFAKMVEIDPWMINPYFAHVEGVDFEARTGEEALADAIDGVLKKIAKKYREYGISERPYVVIKSDAGTYGMGVMTVHDASEVAALTKRERTRMSTTKEGLDVHDMIVQEGVYTFERIGEEVAEPVVYMIDRYVVGGFYRVHGSRERDQNLNAPGMHFVPLGFEHTALPDAHAKPGAAPPNRFYMYGVVGRLGLLAASVELEKTDPEAIQV; translated from the coding sequence ATGGTTCCGCATTTAGTCACGGCGTTAAACGGCCCGCTGCTCGATCTCGAGCGGAAGATCCTCGACGCCACGCCCGCCATCGAACGCTGGTTCCGTCTCGAATGGCAGGAGCACACGCCGCCGTTCTATTGCTCGGTCGATCTGCGTAACGCCGGTTTCAAGCTCGCGCCCGTGGATACCAACCTGTTCCCCGGCGCGTTCAACAACCTGCCGCAGGAAACGCTGCCGCTTGCCGTGCAGGCGGCGATGGCGTCGATCGAGAAGATCTGTCCGGACGCGAAGAACCTGCTCGTGATTCCCGAGCGTCACACGCGTAACGCGTTTTACCTGGAGAATGTCGCGCGGCTCGCGACGATCATGCGTCAGGCGGGCCTGAACGTCCGCTTCGGCACGCTCGACGAAAGCATCGTCGGGCCCGTGACGATCGCACTGTCGGACGGTCAGAAGATCGTGCTGGAACCGCTGGAGCGCTCGGCACGTCGCATCGGGCTCAAGAATTTCGATCCGTGTTCGATTCTGCTGAACAACGATCTGTCGAGCGGCATTCCGCCCGTGCTCGAAAATCTGCACGAACAGTATCTGCTGCCGCCGTTGCACGCAGGCTGGGCCGTGCGCCGCAAGTCCACCCATTTCTCGTGCTATGACGACGTCGCGAAGAAGTTCGCGAAGATGGTCGAGATCGATCCGTGGATGATCAATCCGTATTTCGCGCATGTCGAAGGCGTCGATTTCGAGGCGCGCACGGGCGAGGAAGCGCTCGCCGACGCGATCGACGGCGTGCTGAAGAAGATCGCCAAGAAGTATCGCGAGTACGGTATTTCGGAACGGCCGTATGTCGTCATCAAGTCGGACGCAGGCACGTACGGAATGGGCGTGATGACCGTGCACGACGCGTCGGAAGTGGCCGCGCTGACCAAGCGCGAGCGCACGCGGATGTCGACCACGAAGGAAGGCCTCGATGTGCACGACATGATCGTGCAGGAAGGCGTCTACACGTTCGAGCGTATCGGCGAGGAAGTGGCCGAGCCCGTCGTGTACATGATCGACCGGTATGTGGTGGGCGGCTTCTATCGCGTGCATGGCAGCCGCGAACGCGACCAGAATCTGAACGCGCCCGGCATGCACTTCGTGCCGCTCGGCTTCGAGCACACGGCCCTGCCGGATGCGCACGCAAAGCCGGGCGCCGCGCCGCCGAACCGCTTCTACATGTATGGCGTGGTGGGGCGGCTGGGGCTGCTGGCGGCATCGGTGGAGCTGGAGAAGACCGATCCCGAGGCGATCCAGGTCTGA
- the gshB gene encoding glutathione synthase, whose protein sequence is MDILFIADPLSRFKIYKDSTYAMMAEAAKRGHTLYACEPQHLAWTGSGVEANVYRFEIVGDQSDGHRDVWFEAQPVEPRALPSFGAVVMRKDPPFDMEYVTSTWLLELAERAGARIFNKPQAIRDHSEKMAIGEFPQFVAPTLVTRDPARLRAFHAEHGDVILKPLDGMGGMGVFRVKADGMNLGSIVEMLSHDGARSVMAQKFIPEIKTGDKRILLIGGEPVPYSLARIPQGNEVRGNLAAGGLGVAQPLTARDREIAETLGPVLKARGLLLVGLDAIGDWLTEVNVTSPTCFREIMDQTGFDVAAMFIDALEKAVG, encoded by the coding sequence ATGGACATTCTCTTCATCGCCGACCCGCTTTCCCGCTTCAAGATCTACAAGGATTCGACCTACGCGATGATGGCCGAGGCCGCGAAGCGCGGTCATACGCTGTACGCGTGCGAGCCGCAGCATCTGGCGTGGACGGGCAGCGGCGTCGAGGCGAACGTGTACCGTTTCGAGATCGTCGGCGATCAGTCGGACGGTCATCGCGACGTGTGGTTTGAAGCGCAACCCGTCGAGCCGCGCGCGTTGCCCAGCTTCGGCGCAGTGGTGATGCGCAAGGACCCGCCGTTCGACATGGAATACGTGACGTCGACGTGGCTGCTCGAACTGGCCGAGCGCGCGGGCGCACGCATCTTCAACAAGCCGCAGGCGATCCGCGATCACTCGGAAAAGATGGCGATCGGCGAGTTTCCGCAATTCGTCGCGCCGACGCTCGTCACGCGCGATCCGGCGCGTTTGCGCGCGTTTCACGCGGAGCATGGCGACGTGATCCTGAAGCCGCTCGACGGCATGGGCGGCATGGGCGTGTTTCGCGTGAAGGCGGACGGCATGAATCTCGGCTCGATCGTCGAGATGCTGAGCCACGACGGCGCGCGTTCGGTGATGGCGCAGAAGTTCATCCCCGAGATCAAGACGGGCGACAAGCGCATTCTGCTGATCGGCGGCGAGCCGGTGCCGTATTCGCTCGCGCGCATTCCGCAGGGCAACGAGGTGCGCGGCAACCTCGCGGCGGGCGGGCTGGGCGTCGCGCAGCCGCTGACGGCGCGCGACCGCGAGATCGCCGAAACGCTCGGGCCGGTGCTGAAGGCGCGCGGCCTGCTGCTGGTCGGGCTGGATGCGATCGGCGACTGGCTGACGGAAGTGAACGTCACGAGCCCGACGTGTTTCCGCGAGATCATGGATCAGACGGGCTTCGACGTGGCGGCGATGTTCATCGACGCGTTAGAGAAGGCCGTCGGTTGA
- a CDS encoding PTS mannose transporter subunit IIA, which produces MAGILIIAHAPFASALRECVSHIYGGLPARIGVIDVSADCDPAQVVAFAHAEIDRLREENGALVLTDMFGATPANIACRLASIPDVRVLAGVNLPMLVRAVCYRATPLDVLVDKALAGATKGVQAVGPATPAVAACAVANTDDCLPVAPPDTVRAESCKTASDTGCSGNAT; this is translated from the coding sequence ATGGCAGGCATTCTGATCATTGCGCACGCTCCCTTCGCCTCCGCGCTTCGCGAGTGTGTCTCTCATATTTACGGCGGCTTGCCCGCTCGCATCGGCGTCATCGACGTATCGGCGGATTGCGATCCCGCCCAGGTCGTGGCGTTCGCGCATGCGGAGATCGACAGGCTGAGGGAAGAAAACGGCGCGCTCGTGCTGACGGACATGTTCGGCGCGACGCCGGCGAACATCGCGTGCCGCCTCGCATCGATTCCCGATGTGCGGGTGCTGGCAGGTGTGAATCTGCCGATGCTCGTGCGCGCGGTCTGCTATCGCGCGACGCCGCTCGACGTGCTCGTCGACAAGGCGCTGGCGGGCGCGACCAAAGGCGTACAGGCTGTTGGACCGGCGACGCCGGCCGTCGCCGCCTGCGCCGTCGCGAACACCGACGACTGCCTTCCCGTCGCGCCGCCGGACACGGTGCGCGCCGAAAGCTGCAAGACAGCCAGCGACACCGGCTGCAGCGGAAACGCCACCTGA
- a CDS encoding HPr family phosphocarrier protein, whose amino-acid sequence MLQQETTIVNKLGLHARASAKLTQLAANFQAEIWMSRNGRRINAKSIMGVMMLAAGIGSTVVIETEGADEKDAMDALLKLIADKFGEGQ is encoded by the coding sequence ATGCTGCAACAGGAAACGACTATCGTGAACAAGCTGGGGCTGCACGCACGCGCGTCGGCCAAACTCACGCAACTCGCCGCCAACTTTCAGGCGGAAATCTGGATGAGCCGCAACGGTCGGCGCATCAACGCGAAAAGCATCATGGGCGTGATGATGCTGGCGGCGGGAATCGGCAGCACAGTCGTGATCGAAACGGAAGGCGCGGACGAGAAAGATGCAATGGACGCGCTGCTCAAACTGATCGCTGACAAATTCGGCGAAGGACAATAA
- the ptsP gene encoding phosphoenolpyruvate--protein phosphotransferase, with protein sequence MSFTLHGIPVSRGIAIGRAYLIAPAALDVDHYLIEPTQIEGEVERFRTAQALVHRELDELRADLAADAPSEMGAFIDVHTMILNDAMLVQETIDLIRTRRYNVEWALTEQLERLTRHFDEVEDEYLRERKADIEQVVERVLKALAGATSGLVNGIHGRCDEMIVVAHDIAPADMMQFKGQTFQGFVTDLGGRTSHTAIVARSLGIPATVGVQHASALIRQDDLIIVDGDHGIVIVDPAPIVLEEYSYRQSEKALEARKLQRLKFSPTQTVCGTRIDLCANIELPDDAQAALDAGATGIGLFRTEFLFMNQKDGMPEEEEQFAAYRRAVELMNGMPVTIRTIDVGADKPLDSIGDEYETAPNPALGLRAIRYSLSEPHMFLTQLRAILRASAFGTVKILIPMLAHAREIDQTLDLIQEAKRQLDDAGLAYDPNVRVGAMIEIPAAAIALPLFLKRLDFLSIGTNDLIQYTLAIDRADNAVAHLYDPLHPAVLHLIAFTLREAKRAGVPVSICGEMAGDPTLTRLLLGMGLTEFSMHPSQVLLVKQEVLRSHLKTLEKPVADVLAAFEPEEVQSALDRIAQA encoded by the coding sequence GTGTCGTTCACGCTGCATGGAATTCCCGTGTCACGCGGTATCGCCATCGGGCGGGCATATCTGATCGCCCCGGCTGCACTGGACGTCGACCACTATCTGATCGAGCCCACCCAGATCGAGGGCGAGGTGGAGCGTTTTCGCACGGCCCAGGCGCTCGTGCATCGGGAACTCGACGAGTTGCGCGCCGATCTCGCCGCCGACGCGCCCTCCGAAATGGGCGCCTTCATCGACGTCCACACCATGATTCTGAACGACGCGATGCTCGTTCAGGAAACCATCGACCTCATCCGCACGCGCCGCTACAACGTCGAGTGGGCGCTGACCGAACAGCTAGAGCGCCTCACTCGCCATTTCGATGAAGTGGAAGACGAATATCTGCGCGAGCGTAAGGCCGATATCGAGCAGGTTGTCGAACGCGTGCTGAAGGCGTTGGCGGGTGCGACGAGCGGGCTCGTCAACGGCATTCACGGACGCTGCGACGAAATGATCGTGGTCGCGCACGATATCGCGCCCGCCGACATGATGCAGTTCAAGGGGCAGACCTTCCAGGGCTTCGTCACGGATCTGGGCGGCCGCACGTCGCATACGGCGATCGTCGCGCGCAGCCTCGGCATTCCCGCAACGGTCGGCGTGCAGCACGCGAGCGCGCTGATCCGCCAGGACGATCTCATCATCGTCGACGGCGACCATGGCATCGTGATCGTCGATCCGGCGCCTATCGTGCTCGAAGAGTATTCATACCGGCAGAGCGAGAAGGCGCTGGAAGCGCGCAAGTTGCAGCGCCTGAAATTTTCGCCCACACAAACGGTGTGCGGCACACGCATCGACCTGTGCGCGAACATCGAGCTGCCCGACGACGCGCAAGCCGCGCTCGACGCAGGCGCGACGGGCATCGGCCTGTTCCGCACCGAGTTCCTGTTCATGAACCAGAAGGACGGGATGCCGGAAGAGGAAGAGCAGTTCGCCGCGTACCGGCGTGCCGTCGAACTGATGAACGGCATGCCCGTGACGATCCGCACGATCGACGTCGGCGCGGACAAGCCGCTTGATTCGATCGGCGACGAGTACGAAACAGCGCCCAACCCGGCGTTGGGCCTGCGCGCGATCCGCTATAGCCTGTCCGAGCCGCACATGTTCCTCACGCAGCTACGCGCGATCTTGCGCGCGTCGGCGTTCGGTACGGTGAAGATCCTGATTCCGATGCTCGCGCACGCGCGCGAGATCGACCAGACGCTCGACCTGATCCAGGAAGCCAAGCGTCAGCTGGACGACGCGGGTCTCGCGTACGATCCGAACGTGCGCGTTGGCGCGATGATCGAAATTCCGGCGGCGGCGATCGCGTTGCCGCTTTTTTTGAAGCGGCTCGATTTCCTGTCGATCGGCACGAACGATCTGATCCAGTACACGCTTGCAATCGACCGTGCCGACAACGCGGTCGCGCATCTGTACGATCCGCTGCATCCCGCGGTGCTGCATCTGATCGCGTTCACGCTGCGCGAGGCGAAGCGCGCGGGCGTGCCGGTGTCGATCTGCGGAGAGATGGCGGGCGACCCGACGCTCACGCGTCTGCTGCTCGGCATGGGTCTGACGGAGTTCTCGATGCATCCGAGCCAGGTGTTGCTCGTGAAGCAGGAGGTGCTGCGCTCGCATCTGAAGACGCTGGAAAAGCCGGTGGCGGACGTGCTTGCGGCGTTCGAGCCGGAAGAGGTGCAGTCGGCGCTGGATCGCATCGCGCAGGCCTGA
- the moeB gene encoding molybdopterin-synthase adenylyltransferase MoeB: MNDDQLLRYSRHILVDELGIEAQQRFLDAHAIVVGAGGLGSPAAMYLAAAGVGKLTLVDADTVDLTNLQRQILHVTKSVGRLKVESGRDAIAQLNPEVVVNAVAERVDDAWLDGSVPQASVVLDCTDNFATRHAINRACVKHGVPLVSGAALRFDGQISTFDFRSEDSPCYACVFPEDQPFEEVACSTMGVFAPTVGIIGAMQAAEALRVIAGIGEPLVGRLMMLDSLRMEWNTMRIARQPDCPVCGERHRS; encoded by the coding sequence ATGAACGACGATCAACTCCTGCGCTACTCCCGTCACATCCTCGTCGATGAACTCGGCATCGAGGCTCAGCAACGCTTTCTCGACGCGCACGCCATTGTGGTTGGCGCGGGTGGTCTCGGCTCGCCGGCGGCGATGTATCTGGCGGCAGCGGGCGTCGGCAAGCTGACGCTGGTCGATGCCGATACCGTCGATCTCACCAATCTGCAGCGTCAGATTCTGCATGTGACGAAGTCGGTTGGCCGGTTGAAGGTCGAATCGGGACGGGACGCGATCGCGCAACTGAATCCGGAAGTCGTTGTGAACGCCGTGGCAGAACGCGTCGACGATGCGTGGCTGGACGGCAGCGTGCCGCAAGCGAGCGTCGTACTCGACTGCACGGACAACTTCGCGACGCGTCACGCGATCAACCGCGCGTGCGTGAAGCACGGCGTGCCGCTGGTATCGGGCGCGGCGCTGCGCTTCGACGGCCAGATCAGCACCTTCGATTTCCGCAGCGAAGATTCACCGTGCTACGCGTGCGTGTTTCCGGAAGATCAGCCGTTCGAGGAAGTGGCGTGCTCGACGATGGGCGTGTTTGCGCCGACGGTCGGCATTATCGGCGCGATGCAGGCGGCGGAAGCATTGCGGGTGATCGCGGGCATCGGCGAGCCGCTGGTGGGCCGCCTGATGATGCTCGATTCGTTACGGATGGAATGGAACACGATGCGCATCGCGCGCCAGCCGGATTGCCCAGTGTGCGGCGAGCGGCATCGTTCGTAA
- a CDS encoding S41 family peptidase, protein MRKNLKNIGLIAAGLATGVFATLQLSASAQQPASASAPLPLDQLRLFAEVFGQIKHEYVEPVDDKKLLTAAIKGMVSSLDPHSSYLDKTDYEELQEQTKGRFAGLGIEISQEDGLIKVISPIEDTPAFRAGIRPGDLITRINDKPVRGMTLDKAVKQMRGDPGTKVTLTIFRKTDDRTFPLTVTRAIIKVQSVKSKILAPGYAYVRITSFQERTVPDLAAKLQDIARQQPNLKGLILDLRNNGGGLLQSAVGVAGAFLPPDSVVVSTNGQIPDSKQVYRDTYDNYRLPSFDTDPLKNLPSIFKTVPMIVLTNAYSASASEIVAGALQDQHRALIVGKTTFGKGSVQTVRPMTADSALRLTTAYYYTPSGRSIQNKGIRPDVAVDQYADGDPDDALVTREVDYSNHLANTQDPNEKKEQEQREQERMDQLRLLEEQNDKKTPEQKQKDRDRKPVEFGSNDDFMLQQGLNKLEGKPVQESKSLMERRLAQNKPAQSASAPVAVKPALAATPTASNPAAPASATQPASQPAAPTK, encoded by the coding sequence ATGCGAAAGAACCTGAAAAATATCGGCCTTATCGCCGCGGGCCTGGCTACCGGCGTTTTTGCAACCCTGCAACTCAGCGCCTCGGCCCAGCAACCCGCATCGGCGTCCGCGCCCTTGCCGCTCGACCAGTTGCGACTCTTCGCCGAAGTCTTCGGGCAAATCAAGCATGAGTATGTGGAGCCCGTCGACGACAAGAAGCTGCTGACGGCCGCGATCAAGGGCATGGTGTCGAGCCTCGACCCGCACTCGTCCTATCTCGACAAGACCGACTACGAAGAACTGCAGGAGCAGACCAAGGGCCGCTTTGCGGGCCTCGGCATCGAAATTTCGCAGGAAGACGGCCTCATCAAGGTCATCTCGCCGATCGAAGACACGCCCGCGTTCCGCGCCGGCATCCGCCCGGGCGACCTGATCACCCGCATCAACGACAAGCCCGTGCGCGGCATGACGCTGGACAAGGCCGTCAAGCAGATGCGCGGCGACCCGGGCACGAAGGTCACGCTGACCATCTTCCGCAAGACCGACGACCGCACGTTCCCGCTTACCGTCACGCGCGCGATCATCAAGGTCCAGAGCGTGAAGTCGAAGATTCTCGCGCCGGGCTACGCCTATGTCCGCATCACAAGCTTCCAGGAACGCACGGTGCCCGATCTCGCAGCCAAGCTGCAGGACATCGCGCGCCAGCAGCCGAACCTGAAGGGCCTGATCCTCGACCTGCGCAACAACGGTGGCGGCCTGCTGCAAAGCGCCGTCGGCGTCGCGGGCGCGTTCCTGCCGCCGGATTCCGTCGTCGTGTCGACGAACGGCCAGATTCCGGACTCGAAGCAGGTCTATCGCGACACCTACGACAACTATCGTCTGCCGTCCTTCGACACCGATCCGCTGAAGAACCTGCCGTCCATCTTCAAGACCGTTCCGATGATCGTGCTGACCAACGCGTACTCGGCGTCGGCGTCGGAAATCGTCGCGGGCGCGCTGCAGGATCAACATCGCGCGCTGATCGTCGGCAAGACGACGTTCGGCAAGGGCTCGGTACAGACCGTGCGTCCGATGACAGCGGATTCGGCGCTGCGTCTGACCACCGCCTACTACTACACGCCGAGCGGCCGTTCGATCCAGAACAAGGGCATCCGCCCCGACGTTGCGGTGGATCAATACGCGGACGGCGATCCGGACGACGCACTCGTCACGCGCGAAGTCGACTACTCGAATCACCTTGCGAACACGCAAGACCCGAACGAGAAGAAGGAACAGGAACAGCGCGAACAGGAGCGCATGGACCAGTTGCGCCTGCTCGAAGAGCAGAACGACAAGAAGACGCCGGAACAGAAGCAGAAGGATCGCGACCGCAAGCCGGTCGAATTCGGTTCCAACGACGACTTCATGCTGCAACAAGGTCTGAACAAGCTCGAAGGCAAGCCGGTGCAGGAGTCGAAGTCGCTGATGGAGCGGCGTCTCGCGCAGAACAAGCCGGCGCAATCGGCTTCGGCGCCTGTCGCTGTGAAGCCCGCGCTGGCTGCTACGCCGACGGCGTCGAACCCGGCGGCGCCCGCTTCGGCGACGCAGCCCGCTTCGCAACCGGCTGCGCCGACCAAGTAA